TTCGCGAATCTGATTAATAAAGATAACCGACGTTTTGGTCTTGTTGATGATAGCAGTGATCTTACGCATCGCTTGCGACATCAACCGTGCTTGCAAGCCAACATGTGAATCGCCCATCTCACCTTCCAGTTCGGCGCGTGGTACCAGGGCAGCAACAGAATCTACAACAATGACATCCAGGGCTGCAGAGCGTATAAGGGTTTCGGTAATTTCTAGTGCCTGTTCACCACTGTCAGGCTGAGAGACGAGCAGTTCATCAGTATTAATGCCCAAATTTTTTGCATAACGAGGATCAAAAGCGTGCTCGGCATCAATGAATGCTGCATATCCTCCTTCTTTTTGTGCTTCGGCAATAACGTGCATGGCCAGAGTGGTTTTTCCGCTGGCTTCAGGACCGTAAATTTCGGTAACTCTTCCCCGGGGCACACCGCCGATACCAAGTGCATAATCGACCATAATGGATCCCGTTGAAATGCTGGGGACATCTTTGGTAGCTTCATCTCCCAGCTTCATGATGGTACCTTCGCCGTGTTGCTTTTCAATTTGGCCAATAGCCATTTCCAGTGCCTTGTCGCGATCTTTATTGTCAGACATAAATTCTTGAATAATTAGGTTTTTGAGTTTCCACTGGTCAATATATTAAATAAAACTGACAACATAGTGTCAGGTGGTATTGAAAAATAAGCTAGTTAATAAGGTGTTTAATGCTATCCTTTTTTAGATATAATTATTCTAGCAGAAAGTTACACAAGGAATACGTTATGATACACAAAATTCTATATAGTAAGATGGATTTCAGAGCTAATCCTTACAAAACTATGGGTTTAAACTGTTGACGACTTCTGCTAGTTGTTTGATACTCTGTGTAATTTGTTTTGATGTAATGTAAGGTGCCGGCCCCATCCGCAGGATATCACCGCGGGCATCCGTAAAGACCCCTTTCTCCATTAATTGACTACAGATTGTTCGGGCAAAGGGAGAACGGAGCGCCAAAAACCCCCCGTTTTCTTGAAGCGGCCGATTATGTCGAAGGGTAATAATCTCCGGGTCAAAATCATGTTCTAAGAAATTGTTTTTCAGCAATTTTACTTGCTCTCGGTATTGTTGTTGAAGTAGATCGGGAGTTAGTCCTTGATCTTCAAAAAATTGTACGACTTTGGCTGCCCGAAATTGTGAGGCCGGATCGTACGTTCCCGAGGCAAAACGCTGGTCACCGTCATCATAGCTTACAAGGTCATTAGTTCGGGGTTCGTCAAGTGCATCAAATTCAGCAAACCATCCGGTAATCGCGGGACGTAATTTGCAGTCTTTTGGAAATCGCAGGAAGCAATTCCCCTCGCCCCATTGCAGATATTTATATCCGCCAATTAAAAAGTAACAGTCTTCTAAATTTTGATCAGCAATAGAAAGCGGAACGACATTAGTACCGTGGTAATCATCGATCAAAAAAGGAATATTGTGTTTACGTGCCAGCTCTGCAATAGGAGAAATATTTTGATTAACGATTCCACTCTCGAAATAAACGCGGGAGAGCATAATAGCACAGACGTTGTCGTCAATTTGTTGCTCAATATTATTTACCATCCCATCTGAATAGGGATCGACAGATGCTACTTGCAGCCCCTCTTCTTTGAGCCGATGCAACTGCCGAAACATAGAATGAAATTCCCCATCTGTTGTAATGACCTTGGGATTCTCGTTGAGATCAAAACTTGAAAGCCAAGAAACCAGCAGCTGATGGGTATTTTGTCCCAGGCAGTATAACCCATTGGGATCATCATAATAATTGCGCAGGTAATTACGCAGTATTTCTGTTTGTTCAGCAGCAGACTCCCACTTGGTATCTACTTCTGTAGCTGCAGACATAAAGGAATCAGTGAGTCCTTCTAAGGCTACATTTGGCCAGGCCTGATGGGAGTGGCCGGTAAATAAAAGACGGTTGCTTACATCAAAATATGAATAATGGGGTGCTAGTTTTGTTGCTAATTGATCGATACTATTCATCAGTAATTATGTTTTGAAATCTACATGCTGTGAGCTTGAATCGGTGTCCATGTTAATTCGTTATTACAAAATGCAGATCGTTGGAATAATTCTATTAAATTTCTGATCGTATTTCCCACAGGTCAGGAAAGATACGCCGGTGCAGGGTTTTTCGCAGGTATTCAACACCGCTGGAACCACCCGTTCCTGATTTGTCGCCGATTGTTCGTTCCACCATTTTGACGTGTCGGTATCTCCATTCTTGCATACCCTCGTCAAAGTCAACAAACAGCTCGCAAAGCATGGCCGTTTCGTTATCATTCTGCATAATATCCAACAGCAATTCCTGGTTTTTTTCAGAAGGGTCATATACTAAGCCCTGATCATTTTTTCTTTCTGGTTTTTCAGGATCATATCCCTTTTGGGAAAGAAATGAACAAAAAGATTCCCAGAGTGTTGGTTCATTCATGCGCTGTTTCATGCGCGAAAGATATTGTGGCTGATCTTCGTGCGCTTTGAACATGTGTGATGAGCGGTGGCCGCATAATATTTCAACTTCCCGAAATTGTACTGATTGGAAACCACTGGCTTCATCCAGAAAGCCACGGAAACTTTCGAATTCCAGCGGCGTCATCGTTTCAAGAATATCGATCTGTCCCACCATCGTTTTTAGGATAGTGAGGATCCGCTTCATGGTTTTTACCGCTCCCCAAGTGTTACCCGCTTCGAGGTCATCGCGTAGTTTATCCATTTCGTGTAATACCTGCTTGAACCACAGTTCATACGTTTGATGGATGATAACAAAGAGCATCTCATCGTGCTCTTCGGGTTCCGAGCGTAGCTGCTGTAGATCAAGAAGTTGATCAATATTGAGGTAATCACTGTAGGTGAGTTTCATCCGCAGAGCGTATTTAATTACATTTATGGGTCAATCAGATTATAGTCAGAATTTTGCATAGTCTCTATCTTTGATATTCTTCTGTAGCTCTATCGAAAATTGATTAGCTTTGCCTCCACCGAGAAATTAGAAAATATGTTATGAGCATTTTAATTGCGGACAGCGGAGCTACCAAAACTGAATGGTATTATCAGTCTGGTTCAGTTACTCAAACTGATCAAACCGAGGGATTAAATCCATATTATCATTCCGCTGATAGTATAGGCTCGGTGATTGAAAAAGAACTCTTACCAACGGTAGATGTTGTTGATGAGATTTATTTTTATGGAGCAGGCTGCGATAGTGAAGCTAAGAAAAAAATGATTGAGCAAGCGCTGAGCCAACGTTTTTCTACCGCAGAGGTACAGGTACATCATGACCTGTTGGCTGCAGCCCGTGCCTGTTTGGGCAATGAAGCAGGTATTGCATGTATCCTGGGAACAGGGTCAAATTCTTGTTTGTATGATGGTTCTGCAATTGTTGAGCATATACCCTCGCTGGCTTTTATCTTGGGGGATGAAGGAAGTGCCGCCTATTTCGGTAAGCAGCTGATCAACAGGTACTTCCGGGATGAACTTCCGGATGATTTGCAAAATGCCCTTAGAGAAGAACACAATATGTCATTGAATTATATTACAACAAATTTATATGACGGATCCCAGAAAAGTCGCTTTATAGCTTCTTATGGAGCTTTCTTAGGTAATCATGCCGAACATCCCTATATCAGAAAAATGCTGTATAAAGGATTTGAAAACTTTGTCAGGCGTATTGTCGCCAAGTATTCAAATGCTGCTGATTATGAAGTTCGCTTTGTGGGATCGGTAGCATATGCTCATCAGCAAGTGATTAAAGAAATTTTGCAGGAACACGGTTTGACGGCCGGATTATTTATTCGTCATCCCATGGAGCGTCTCGTAGAATACCACACCTAAAACCATTTATATTGTGATTGATACCCACTGCCATATTTATGCTGAACAGTTTGAAGATGATCTTGCGGAAGTTCTTGATCGCGCCGCGCAAGCGGGGGTAGATCATATCTTTATGCCGGCGATTAATTTTGATTCACTGCCAAAGATGGAACAGATCGCTCATCTGGAAATCACTTTCCATAAAATGGCGGGTATTCATCCAACAGATATTAATGAGGGCACCCGCACAACCGAAGAAGAACTTTATGGGTATTGCAGCCAAGATGATATTGTAGGGGTCGGAGAGACCGGTCTCGATTACTATTGGAGTGACGAATATAAATCTGATCAGGAGCAAAGCCTGCGCATTCATTGTAAAGTGGCAAAGCAGTTGGGTAAGCCAATTGTTTTACACAACCGGGATAGTACTGATGAGTTATTGAACATCATTGAGGATGAACAGGATGGAAATCTTAGGGGAGTATGGCACTCTTTTACAGGTTTGGAAGAAGAAGGGGAAAGAGCCATAGATATAGGACTTGCACTCGGTATAGGAGGAATCTTCACCTTTAAGAATGCCGGTGTTGATGAGGCGGTAGCCAAACTTCCTTTACAGCATATGATATTGGAGACGGATGCGCCCTACCTGGCACCTGATCCCAAAAGGGGAAAACGAAATGAACCTTCTTTTGTGAAATACACTGCTCAAAAATTAGCTGAAGTACAGGGCTTCTCTTTTGAAAAAACAGTCCAAATTACGACAAGTAATGCCTTGGAACTATTTGGAATCAGCAGTTAAGGAAAAGCCGAGCTTACCAAGTATGGGAAACTTATCAATATAGGAAGCGGGAATCTGAATTTGGTTGAATTCCTGCCGCAAGGGGAATTCAGCGCGAAGTTTGTTAAAGAGTTTTCCTCTTTTTTGAGAGTTTTGCAGAATGATCTGCTGCAGTTTTTTCTCGTATGTTTTTAACGGGTGGAGTTCATCTAGTATCGCAGAAAGAGAGTCAGGAGGTGAGACATCAGGATCAATGATTCTGGGATCAGGTTCTTCGCTATGAGATGGTCTTTCCAAGTCAAAATGATCTAGCATAGCATCCACCATGAATTTTGAGGCATTTCTTTTGGCTTGTATTGAATACCCGGCAATATGCGGCGTGATAATAAATGCCTGATTAGCTGTTGACAGTTGGAGCTGCGGCTCACCTTCCCAAACATCGATAATAATATCACCCACACGGTCCTCAGTCATTGCATTGCAAACAGCCTGTTCGTCGATCACTCCACCGCGGGCTGCATTAATAATGAGCGAAAATTGCTGATTGTTGAGTTTGTCTTCAGCAAGCCAGTGATAGGTAGGATGTTCTCCGGAGTGGGTTAGCGGTGTGTGGAAGGACAAGATATCGCATTGCAGGATTTGTTGTAGCGTTGCAGAATCAAAGTTTTCTTCACGCTCAGCGCGCGGTGGGTCATAAGCTACTGTTGTAATATTTAGGTTATTCAAAAGCTTAATGACCTGCGTGCCAACATGTCCCACGCCTAAAATACCAATCGTCATTTGTTCTACATTTTCTTCCTGTTGTTCGCTCCAATATAGAAGGCATACAGCAACATATTCGGCAACAGATCGCGCATTGCATCCCGCTGAATTTGAAAATGTAATTCCACACTGGGTAAGATAATCCGTATCAACGTGATCAATGCCCGCAGACCCGGTGCCCACAAATGATAGGCGTTTTGGTATGGCAGGCATTGTTCGTTTGTTGATATCCGTGACGGTGCGAATGAGCAAAGCATCGGTGTCTGTGAGGTCAGGCACCCCATTCCCCGGATCATAGCAGTCGAGATTAATGGTATCGGGCAGATAAGATGTTATATTACGCAGATACCGATCAGCTAAAACATTAATCATTTAGTGATGGTTGCTTGTAAAATTTACAGAAATATACATTTTTGAACTTCAAAAATTAATTGAATTACGCGGTTTATGACATTAAAATCATTCAATGCTGGATCAATTATTCAAAAAAAGAGAAATAGCGAGGTGTTGACCCGCGATGAGATCAACACCCTTATTAATGCCTATACTAAAGACCTGGTGCCGGATTATCAGATGAGTGCCTTTTTGATGGCAACCTATTTGAACGGTCTGAATAAGGATGAGGTTGCAGCTCTGACACATGCGATGCTGCATTCTGGCCGTGTACTGGATTTGAGCGACATTCCCGGCAAGAAAGTTGATAAGCACTCCACCGGTGGTGTGGGTGATAAGTTGTCGCTTATACTGGCACCTATCGTAGCTAGTTATGATGTGCCGGTGCCAATGATTTCGGGTCGCGGACTTGGTCATACAGGAGGTACACTTGATAAGATGGAGTCGATTCCCGGTTTTACCGTAGATATGTCGCTGAAACGCTATCAGCAGATTTTAGCAGAATGCAAGATGGTGATGGCTGGTCAAACCGAAGATATTGCCCCGGCTGATAAACGATTATACGCACTGCGTGATGTTACGGCTACGGTGGAGTCAATTCCGCTTATTGCCGGGAGTATTATGAGTAAAAAGTTGGCCGAAGGTATTGATGCCCTGGTACTGGATGTTAAGTTTGGGTCAGGTGCCTTCATGAAAACGATTGAGGATGCAAAAAAGCTGGCACAAACGTTAGTAGCTATTGGAGAAGATTTTGGCAAAGAGACTGTCGCATATCTCACAAATATGAATCAGCCGCTGGGATATAAAATCGGAAACTGGCTGGAGGTGGAAGAGGCCGTGAACTCACTACGTGGTGATGGACCAGAAGACGTAATGGAAGTAACACATATGTTGGCTGGTACTATGATTATGCTCGGCGATAAAGCAGAATCGGTATCTAAGGGTATCGAAATGAGCAAAGAAGCAGTTCATAATGGGCAGGCATTTGATAAATGGCTGCAGCTGACGGAAGCTCAGGATGGAGATACAGAAGTACTCAAGGATTTTGATCAGTACCCGAAGGCCGAATATGATATTGAATATAGTGCTCCTGAGTCGGGCTATCTGTCAGCGATTGATGCCTATAAGATAGGCATGGCTTCTTTAGAGCTGGGGGCTGGTCGAAAAGTCAAAGAAGATGATATAGATCCCACTGCTGGAATTGTGCTAAAGCATAAAGTTGGGGCAAAAATTAAAAAAGATGAAACATTAGCCGTGGGTTATACGAACAACAAAGAAAGCAAAGAAACAGTAACTGATATGTTAGCGGAAGCATTTACACTTTCTGATGATAAGCCCGATCAACCACCGATGATTACCCATCGTGTTGATAGTAAGGGTATTCAGGAAATATAGGATGTTAATAATTGCAATATCCTAAAAATCCCATAACTTAATTAAGTGTTCAGGGCAAGGGCAATACTAAATAAAAGCCAATAATATTATGTTTAAACGATTTATTCGCGCAATAAAGTCACTTTTCGGTGGATTTGTAAGCTCAATGGAAGATCCGAAACTGATTTTGGAGCAGAATATTCGGGATCTCAATGATCAGATTCCCCAGATGAATGAAAATATAGCCACAGTGAAGGCGAATATGATGATGCTTCAAAAAGAAGTGAAGAACTATGAGA
The sequence above is a segment of the Fodinibius salinus genome. Coding sequences within it:
- a CDS encoding tryptophan 2,3-dioxygenase yields the protein MKLTYSDYLNIDQLLDLQQLRSEPEEHDEMLFVIIHQTYELWFKQVLHEMDKLRDDLEAGNTWGAVKTMKRILTILKTMVGQIDILETMTPLEFESFRGFLDEASGFQSVQFREVEILCGHRSSHMFKAHEDQPQYLSRMKQRMNEPTLWESFCSFLSQKGYDPEKPERKNDQGLVYDPSEKNQELLLDIMQNDNETAMLCELFVDFDEGMQEWRYRHVKMVERTIGDKSGTGGSSGVEYLRKTLHRRIFPDLWEIRSEI
- the recA gene encoding recombinase RecA produces the protein MSDNKDRDKALEMAIGQIEKQHGEGTIMKLGDEATKDVPSISTGSIMVDYALGIGGVPRGRVTEIYGPEASGKTTLAMHVIAEAQKEGGYAAFIDAEHAFDPRYAKNLGINTDELLVSQPDSGEQALEITETLIRSAALDVIVVDSVAALVPRAELEGEMGDSHVGLQARLMSQAMRKITAIINKTKTSVIFINQIREKIGVMFGNPETTSGGRALKFYSSVRIDIRRIGSVKNSGDVVGNRTKVKVVKNKVAPPFKQVEFNIMYGEGISRMAEILDMAVEFDIIEKRGSWYRYGGEPIGQGSENAIEFLESDPELTENIEQQIRAEMNPQKADEEEQTDDEEDNDDESDSDDE
- a CDS encoding TatD family hydrolase; translated protein: MIDTHCHIYAEQFEDDLAEVLDRAAQAGVDHIFMPAINFDSLPKMEQIAHLEITFHKMAGIHPTDINEGTRTTEEELYGYCSQDDIVGVGETGLDYYWSDEYKSDQEQSLRIHCKVAKQLGKPIVLHNRDSTDELLNIIEDEQDGNLRGVWHSFTGLEEEGERAIDIGLALGIGGIFTFKNAGVDEAVAKLPLQHMILETDAPYLAPDPKRGKRNEPSFVKYTAQKLAEVQGFSFEKTVQITTSNALELFGISS
- a CDS encoding aminotransferase class V-fold PLP-dependent enzyme, with protein sequence MNSIDQLATKLAPHYSYFDVSNRLLFTGHSHQAWPNVALEGLTDSFMSAATEVDTKWESAAEQTEILRNYLRNYYDDPNGLYCLGQNTHQLLVSWLSSFDLNENPKVITTDGEFHSMFRQLHRLKEEGLQVASVDPYSDGMVNNIEQQIDDNVCAIMLSRVYFESGIVNQNISPIAELARKHNIPFLIDDYHGTNVVPLSIADQNLEDCYFLIGGYKYLQWGEGNCFLRFPKDCKLRPAITGWFAEFDALDEPRTNDLVSYDDGDQRFASGTYDPASQFRAAKVVQFFEDQGLTPDLLQQQYREQVKLLKNNFLEHDFDPEIITLRHNRPLQENGGFLALRSPFARTICSQLMEKGVFTDARGDILRMGPAPYITSKQITQSIKQLAEVVNSLNP
- a CDS encoding 4-phosphoerythronate dehydrogenase encodes the protein MINVLADRYLRNITSYLPDTINLDCYDPGNGVPDLTDTDALLIRTVTDINKRTMPAIPKRLSFVGTGSAGIDHVDTDYLTQCGITFSNSAGCNARSVAEYVAVCLLYWSEQQEENVEQMTIGILGVGHVGTQVIKLLNNLNITTVAYDPPRAEREENFDSATLQQILQCDILSFHTPLTHSGEHPTYHWLAEDKLNNQQFSLIINAARGGVIDEQAVCNAMTEDRVGDIIIDVWEGEPQLQLSTANQAFIITPHIAGYSIQAKRNASKFMVDAMLDHFDLERPSHSEEPDPRIIDPDVSPPDSLSAILDELHPLKTYEKKLQQIILQNSQKRGKLFNKLRAEFPLRQEFNQIQIPASYIDKFPILGKLGFSLTADSK
- a CDS encoding thymidine phosphorylase, yielding MTLKSFNAGSIIQKKRNSEVLTRDEINTLINAYTKDLVPDYQMSAFLMATYLNGLNKDEVAALTHAMLHSGRVLDLSDIPGKKVDKHSTGGVGDKLSLILAPIVASYDVPVPMISGRGLGHTGGTLDKMESIPGFTVDMSLKRYQQILAECKMVMAGQTEDIAPADKRLYALRDVTATVESIPLIAGSIMSKKLAEGIDALVLDVKFGSGAFMKTIEDAKKLAQTLVAIGEDFGKETVAYLTNMNQPLGYKIGNWLEVEEAVNSLRGDGPEDVMEVTHMLAGTMIMLGDKAESVSKGIEMSKEAVHNGQAFDKWLQLTEAQDGDTEVLKDFDQYPKAEYDIEYSAPESGYLSAIDAYKIGMASLELGAGRKVKEDDIDPTAGIVLKHKVGAKIKKDETLAVGYTNNKESKETVTDMLAEAFTLSDDKPDQPPMITHRVDSKGIQEI